The window CCGGCCAGTTGTTGAAGGTGCCGGCGCCGGTGACGTAGCCGAGGCGGCCGGTGTTCAGGTTGACGCCGATGACGTAGAGGTAGACGGCGTCGCCGCGGCCGGTGCTGTTGGTGACGGTGACCGGCAGCAGGGCCGGTCCGACGGCGGCGGCGGGTGTTGCGGTGGCGGTGGCGCCGAGAGGGATCGCCGCCAGCAGCGCGGCGAAGGCGCTTAACAACCTGTTACGTGTGGCCATGGGGACTCCAGGGGTGCGGCGGTTGTTATGGCCGGAAAGGTGCGCTGAGAGCGCTCTCAGAGCATGTCCAACGTGTTAATAGTTGTCAATGCTTACAGTGGCGTCCTGTCCCCTGAGGCCATCTGGCTCGTTTCTTCTACCCTGGCGCGATGACGCTCCGTGCCGCGCTGAGGAGAAGCACTCAGTACGCCGTGGTAACCGTGTCCCTCGCAGCCGGATTACTGGCCTGCCTGTGGATCCTGCGATTCCTGTGGCTGCTGATGATGGGAAACGAGCTGCTCACCCTTCCACCCGAATCACGGACACCGGACCTGCCGCCCGGGGCGACCATCGTCGCGGAGGGCATGGGGTGCGGATCCGGCGGATGCTGGCGGGAGATCACCGTCGCACCGGCGGCCGGGCAGTCACCGGAAGACCTCGCTCGAGAGATGAACCTCGCCGAGGCGCAGCACCAGTCCCCGACACTCTTCGATCCGGGATTCGTCGACGTGTGGGCTAATCCCCGAAACGGTCAGTTGGTGCTCGGAATCGCCTATCAGTGACCTGGCGGGCCATCGCCGACGGTGCCGCACTGTAGCGTCTTCTCTCGTGAGTTTCGCGGGGAGGATCAGACCGGTCATCGACCGGGTCTATGTCGGAGCCAGGGCCGGTGCCCGCGATCGGGTGCTGGCCGTCTATGCCGAGCGCGACCTGAAGCCCGGTTTCGAGAGCAGCTTCTACTTCGGGCTGCTGGCCCGCCCGATGCCGGCCGACGGGTTCGCCGCGGCCACCTCCTATCTCGGCGGCGACATGACCGCCGAACTGGAGCAGGGCGTCGCGGTCGTCGATCCGGACGGGACATGGCGGCTCACCGACCTGGGCCGGGAGGTCGCCCTGGCGGTACAACTGGCGATCGGGGACGCCGCGGCCGAACGCTGGAATCCCGGGCCACCGCTGGACGCCATGCTGCCCGGGCACGCCTCGCTGCCTCGCCTCGTCGACCTGCTGGGTCGGCTGCTCGACGCGGGGTCCGCCACCGGAGGCCCGGCCTTCCGGGCGCTGGAGCCGGTGTCCGAGCCGGTGGACGCCTCGCCGGCGGTACGCCTGACGTCCCGGCTGGGGGCGCTGCGGCACCACCGGGCCGACGCGCATCGGGCGGCGTGGCAGGCGGCCGGGCTGACCGTGCAGCAGATCAAGGAACTACCGGCCGGTCCGCAGCGGCAGGCCATCGACGCCGAGACCGACCGCCGCGACGAGCCGATCTACGACGTGCTCAGCGCGGACGAGAAGGTCGACCTCCTGGCCGGCCTCGGCGCCCTGCCCTGACCGCGGATATTCGATCGAGCCGCCCGGAGTCGGCTGGGCATGATCAGGTCATGGCTGTCCGCACCCCGGTGATCCTGCTCGTCGATGATCTGCGCTCGTTCGTGGACGGGCGGGTGGCCGAGGTGGCGCGGACCAGTGCGGCCGGGGTGGCACTACTCGACCGGTATCGGGACATGCGGGTCGATGAGCTGTGGCTCGACCACGATCTGGGCGACGACGACACGATCTGGCCGGTCGTGGAGGTCCTGGAACGGGCCGCTTTCGAGTCCCGGCCCTTCGACGTCGGTGTCGTCGTCATCCATTCGGCGAATCCGG of the Actinoplanes sichuanensis genome contains:
- a CDS encoding cyclic-phosphate processing receiver domain-containing protein encodes the protein MAVRTPVILLVDDLRSFVDGRVAEVARTSAAGVALLDRYRDMRVDELWLDHDLGDDDTIWPVVEVLERAAFESRPFDVGVVVIHSANPAGAAKMAQALRRWLYPVRVAAGDPAVGYRD